A genomic window from Clostridium aceticum includes:
- a CDS encoding APC family permease, protein MKKQAENFSRVLSQKDVMALSFGAMIGWGWVVLAGEWIHKAGTLGAMIAFLLGGVMVLFVGLTYAELTAAMPKCGGEHVFSQRALGRNASFFCTWAIILGYVSVVAFEAVAFPTVVEYLFPNYLQVKMYTVAGYDVYLTWVLVGVISSVAITILNYYGVKPVAVMQGAVTIMVAVVGLTFFGGSVANGSTEYIQPLFIDGTKGILAVAIMTPFMFVGFDVIPQAAEEIDMPFEKIGKVLVLSVAMAIGWYVMIILGVSLSLSKQALEASSIPAADGMQAVFFNSSLASKVMIIAGIGGIITSWNSFFVGGSRAIYALAHSKQLPAFLGELHPKYKTPTNAILLIGILSSFAPLLGRRMLVWLVDAGGLTIVVAYFMVALSFLVLRYKEPDMVRPYKVKRGKAVGFIAVLLSFGMMVLYLPGAPAALIWPYEWMIVLGWSVLGGVFYLWAKLSYTESYLKESSIEVEEGI, encoded by the coding sequence ATGAAAAAGCAAGCAGAGAATTTTAGTAGAGTATTGTCGCAAAAAGATGTGATGGCTTTATCCTTTGGGGCTATGATTGGATGGGGTTGGGTTGTATTGGCAGGAGAGTGGATTCATAAGGCAGGAACCTTGGGGGCTATGATTGCATTCTTACTGGGTGGTGTGATGGTTTTATTTGTTGGTCTTACTTATGCAGAACTAACAGCTGCTATGCCAAAGTGTGGAGGAGAACATGTTTTTAGTCAACGTGCATTAGGAAGAAATGCTTCCTTCTTCTGTACTTGGGCCATTATTTTAGGCTATGTTTCTGTAGTTGCCTTTGAGGCAGTTGCTTTTCCTACTGTTGTTGAGTACTTATTTCCTAATTATCTCCAAGTAAAAATGTATACAGTGGCGGGATATGATGTGTATCTAACCTGGGTATTGGTGGGGGTGATTAGTTCTGTTGCAATCACGATTTTGAACTATTATGGGGTAAAGCCAGTGGCAGTAATGCAAGGAGCAGTTACCATCATGGTGGCGGTTGTAGGTTTGACTTTTTTCGGAGGATCTGTAGCGAATGGAAGTACTGAATATATTCAGCCTCTTTTTATTGACGGGACAAAGGGAATTTTAGCGGTTGCTATTATGACACCTTTTATGTTTGTAGGATTTGATGTGATCCCTCAAGCAGCAGAAGAAATTGATATGCCTTTTGAAAAAATCGGAAAAGTACTAGTTTTATCGGTAGCGATGGCTATTGGGTGGTATGTGATGATTATTTTAGGGGTCTCATTATCTTTGTCAAAGCAAGCATTAGAAGCTTCTAGCATACCAGCAGCGGATGGTATGCAGGCGGTTTTCTTTAATAGTTCTTTAGCCTCAAAAGTAATGATTATTGCAGGTATTGGAGGCATAATCACCAGCTGGAATTCCTTCTTTGTAGGAGGAAGTAGAGCGATTTATGCATTGGCTCATTCCAAACAATTACCAGCTTTTCTAGGAGAATTGCATCCAAAATATAAGACACCTACCAATGCTATTTTATTAATTGGTATACTCTCTTCCTTCGCACCTTTACTGGGAAGACGCATGTTGGTTTGGTTGGTGGATGCTGGTGGCTTAACAATTGTGGTAGCTTACTTTATGGTGGCTTTATCCTTCTTAGTATTACGCTATAAAGAACCTGATATGGTAAGACCCTACAAAGTGAAAAGAGGGAAGGCAGTAGGATTTATAGCGGTGTTATTAAGTTTTGGGATGATGGTCTTATATTTACCTGGAGCACCAGCAGCGTTAATTTGGCCATATGAATGGATGATTGTTCTTGGGTGGAGCGTATTAGGTGGTGTTTTCTATCTTTGGGCGAAGCTATCCTATACAGAAAGTTATCTCAAGGAATCCTCAATAGAAGTAGAAGAAGGCATATAA